A stretch of the Bacillus sp. FJAT-18017 genome encodes the following:
- a CDS encoding ABC transporter substrate-binding protein, with protein MKKMLALFLVSILVLSACSSGTGSKESSGSKDTKDITIWAWDPNFNIKALELAKEKYKSVDSELNVKIVENAQADIIQKLNTSLSSGTTKGLPNIVLIEDYRAQSFLQAYPDMFYELTDVIKADDFADYKIPPTSVDGKNYGVPFDTGVAGLYFRTDYLKEAGYTVDDIKDIDWNKYIEIGKKIKEKTGKHMLTQDPKDLGLIRMMIQTSGSWYLKEDGKTPDLAGNPALKEAFETYKAILDADLIKPVSDWSQFVGAPNSGAVATVPTGNWFTPSIKAEASQAGKWTVVAMPRQNQPDSVNASNLGGSSWYVLNIDGKEKAAEFLKETFGSSSDFYQTLNKEIGAIGTYKPASEGEQYKATDEFFGGQALVSDFAAWTEQIPQVNYGLHTYAIEDILAVELQNYVKGKDIDKALEDAQAQAEAQIK; from the coding sequence GTTCTTCCGGAACAGGTTCAAAAGAGTCTTCAGGCAGCAAGGATACGAAAGACATTACAATTTGGGCATGGGATCCAAACTTCAATATTAAAGCCCTTGAATTGGCAAAAGAAAAATATAAGTCGGTTGACTCCGAGCTCAACGTGAAAATTGTTGAAAATGCCCAAGCTGACATTATCCAAAAATTGAACACAAGCCTGAGCTCAGGTACGACAAAGGGACTTCCAAACATTGTCCTGATTGAAGATTACCGCGCACAAAGCTTCCTGCAGGCATATCCTGACATGTTCTACGAATTGACAGATGTAATTAAAGCAGACGATTTTGCGGACTATAAAATCCCTCCAACAAGTGTGGATGGCAAAAACTACGGCGTTCCTTTCGACACAGGTGTAGCAGGCCTTTACTTCCGGACAGACTACCTGAAAGAAGCGGGCTATACAGTTGACGATATTAAAGATATCGATTGGAACAAATACATTGAAATAGGCAAAAAGATTAAAGAAAAGACTGGAAAGCATATGCTGACACAGGATCCTAAAGACCTTGGCCTGATTCGAATGATGATTCAGACTAGCGGCTCCTGGTATCTGAAGGAAGATGGCAAGACTCCTGACCTTGCCGGAAATCCAGCATTGAAAGAAGCGTTCGAAACGTATAAGGCAATCCTTGATGCAGACCTGATCAAGCCAGTATCTGACTGGAGCCAATTCGTAGGGGCTCCTAACAGTGGTGCTGTTGCGACAGTTCCAACAGGAAACTGGTTCACACCATCTATTAAAGCTGAAGCATCACAGGCAGGCAAATGGACAGTTGTTGCGATGCCACGCCAAAATCAGCCTGATTCAGTAAATGCATCCAACCTGGGCGGCAGCTCCTGGTATGTCCTCAACATTGATGGCAAAGAAAAAGCTGCAGAGTTCCTTAAAGAAACCTTTGGTTCAAGTTCTGACTTCTACCAGACATTGAATAAAGAAATCGGTGCAATCGGCACTTACAAGCCAGCTTCAGAAGGAGAACAGTATAAAGCTACTGACGAATTCTTCGGCGGCCAGGCACTCGTTTCCGACTTTGCTGCTTGGACAGAGCAAATCCCGCAAGTAAACTACGGCCTACACACATATGCAATTGAAGATATCCTTGCAGTTGAATTGCAGAACTATGTGAAGGGCAAAGACATTGATAAAGCACTAGAAGATGCCCAGGCTCAAGCTGAAGCCCAAATCAAGTAA